The following coding sequences lie in one Paenibacillus durus ATCC 35681 genomic window:
- a CDS encoding protein-glutamine gamma-glutamyltransferase — MITFLNGGQNGIDMSTLSAVEREVVEKKRRSPETYVYESPAALQFELNMRRRIVEAAIALDASGATFVPFETTRGNRNFWSRTSEGGLRLNNGVLPSDGINDIFRNGHLYAFECATAAVIVLYKGVLDALGEEVFNAYFNNLLLYDWQYDSDLQLTATNNREEAYPGDVQYFKNPDHAPDKPEWQGENAIVLGNGMYFGHGIGITTAAGIIAALNNERVPGSRTSAYLMDETFHPNFEYLRRLSAGRSLPSGAGSSRAYAVVARIGSHNFIF, encoded by the coding sequence GTGATTACTTTTTTGAACGGCGGCCAGAACGGAATCGATATGTCAACGCTATCGGCTGTGGAGAGAGAGGTGGTGGAGAAGAAGCGGAGAAGTCCGGAAACCTATGTTTACGAATCGCCCGCCGCGCTGCAATTTGAGCTGAATATGAGAAGGCGCATTGTTGAAGCGGCAATCGCACTCGATGCAAGCGGAGCGACCTTTGTCCCGTTTGAGACCACCAGGGGCAATCGTAACTTTTGGTCACGCACCAGTGAAGGAGGACTTCGCTTAAATAACGGGGTGTTACCTTCCGACGGGATCAATGATATTTTCCGGAACGGCCATCTGTATGCCTTTGAGTGCGCAACGGCGGCGGTAATTGTTCTATATAAGGGAGTCCTTGATGCGCTGGGCGAAGAGGTGTTTAATGCATATTTTAATAACCTGCTGCTCTATGATTGGCAGTATGACAGCGATTTACAGTTAACTGCGACCAATAACAGGGAGGAAGCCTATCCTGGTGATGTGCAGTATTTCAAGAATCCCGATCACGCTCCGGACAAACCGGAATGGCAAGGCGAGAATGCAATTGTGCTTGGCAACGGAATGTATTTTGGGCATGGAATTGGCATCACCACTGCTGCGGGAATCATTGCCGCTCTGAATAATGAGAGGGTGCCAGGCAGCAGAACATCTGCTTATCTTATGGATGAGACGTTTCATCCGAACTTTGAGTATTTGCGGAGATTGTCCGCGGGAAGAAGCCTCCCGTCAGGGGCAGGAAGTTCTAGAGCCTATGCGGTCGTCGCCAGAATAGGTTCGCACAATTTTATATTTTAG
- a CDS encoding sensor histidine kinase has protein sequence MLEEAMEQVKMVGQNQEKTVRYSGLKSPVCVYGDREKLVTAIINILSNCIRYARACVAIEARTEAGNVIIRIADDGKGINPKDLPHIFERFYMGEDGHAGIGLAITKEIIEYHQGTVTAMNGENGAIFTIRLKTVKQKVSYPELPETG, from the coding sequence ATGCTGGAAGAGGCCATGGAACAGGTAAAGATGGTGGGCCAGAATCAGGAAAAAACCGTCCGCTATTCGGGACTGAAATCGCCTGTCTGCGTCTATGGCGACAGAGAAAAGTTGGTAACCGCGATAATTAATATCCTTTCCAACTGCATTCGCTACGCCAGAGCATGCGTTGCAATCGAGGCCAGGACAGAAGCAGGGAACGTGATCATCCGAATAGCCGATGATGGAAAAGGCATCAATCCGAAGGATCTGCCGCATATTTTCGAACGTTTTTATATGGGCGAAGACGGACATGCAGGCATAGGTCTGGCCATTACCAAAGAAATCATTGAATATCACCAAGGCACAGTAACAGCCATGAACGGTGAGAATGGAGCTATTTTCACAATTCGCCTGAAGACAGTGAAGCAAAAGGTGAGCTATCCTGAACTGCCTGAAACAGGCTAA
- the abc-f gene encoding ribosomal protection-like ABC-F family protein: MIIQCQNVQKYHGAQLVLSDVSFSVRQGEKVGLIGRNGSGKTTLFRLLGGEEAPDSGQIAIRKGSVVGLLAQIQEGGEDTVNAVLQRSFAEPLAWQRRLRELEREMSDPGADGEARMTALLREYGLLQEKFETAGGYEMESDIQRVSSGLGIGGEQFERAFSSLSGGEKTKVGLAALLLLRPDVLLLDEPTNHLDMAAIEWLEQFLRDYDGTVVVISHDRYFLDAVVTKIVEIEDGEAVTYHTGYTGYQAEKEARLLQQFADYQEQQKKIKKMQESIKRLIEWGNNANPPNPSFHRRAASMQKALDRMVKIKRPILERKAMDLQLEQQDRSGNRVLVLDSVGKRYGQRTLFTEAGGVLRYGETTALIGGNGAGKSTLLRIILGLEQPDEGSCALGSRTAVGYLAQEAVPEDAGQSVLKYFREQAGMEEGEARGQLARFLFYGSDVFKSVAGLSGGEWTRLRFAVLMHRRPNLLILDEPTNHLDIDSREALEDALEEFPGTVLAVSHDRYFINRCFRSIWALEDGTLSVFPGNYEYFKEKRAEQASTLAAASAESGAYTSPGKAASARNVAAPETKPGGAQGGSGSVRSRNARSAAEWESEIAEGEKLLQAIEARMLDPQLSSDADRLAGLYAEREALQSKLDALYVAWLDSSGQ, translated from the coding sequence ATGATTATTCAATGTCAAAATGTGCAAAAATACCACGGTGCCCAGCTAGTGCTGAGCGATGTCTCATTTTCCGTCCGCCAGGGCGAAAAGGTTGGCCTCATCGGCCGCAACGGCTCCGGCAAAACGACCTTGTTCCGCCTTCTGGGCGGCGAAGAAGCACCCGACTCGGGGCAAATCGCCATTCGTAAAGGCAGCGTCGTCGGACTGCTGGCCCAAATTCAGGAAGGCGGCGAGGACACGGTGAACGCCGTCCTTCAGCGCAGCTTCGCCGAGCCGTTGGCGTGGCAGCGGCGGCTGCGGGAGCTTGAGCGGGAGATGTCGGACCCCGGCGCTGACGGCGAAGCGCGGATGACTGCGCTGCTGCGCGAGTACGGCTTGCTGCAGGAGAAATTCGAAACGGCCGGCGGCTATGAAATGGAATCCGATATCCAGCGGGTGTCCTCGGGACTTGGGATCGGCGGCGAGCAGTTTGAGCGCGCCTTCTCTTCCCTCTCCGGCGGGGAGAAGACGAAGGTCGGGCTGGCGGCACTGCTGCTGCTCCGTCCGGATGTGCTGCTGCTCGACGAGCCGACGAACCATCTGGATATGGCCGCCATCGAATGGCTGGAGCAATTCCTGAGAGACTATGACGGCACGGTAGTTGTTATTTCTCACGACCGCTACTTCCTTGACGCCGTCGTCACAAAGATCGTTGAGATCGAAGACGGCGAGGCCGTCACCTATCACACCGGCTACACCGGCTATCAGGCCGAGAAAGAAGCTAGACTGCTTCAGCAGTTCGCCGACTACCAGGAGCAGCAGAAAAAAATTAAAAAAATGCAGGAAAGCATCAAACGGCTGATCGAATGGGGCAACAACGCCAATCCGCCTAATCCTTCCTTTCACCGCCGGGCCGCGTCGATGCAAAAGGCGCTGGACCGGATGGTCAAAATCAAGCGGCCGATCCTGGAGCGCAAAGCGATGGATTTACAGCTTGAGCAGCAGGACCGCTCGGGCAACCGGGTGCTTGTGCTTGACAGCGTCGGCAAGCGCTACGGACAGCGGACGCTGTTCACGGAGGCCGGCGGCGTGCTGCGCTACGGCGAGACGACCGCGCTGATCGGCGGCAACGGCGCGGGCAAAAGCACGCTGCTGCGCATCATACTCGGACTGGAGCAGCCGGACGAGGGAAGCTGCGCGCTTGGCTCGCGGACAGCGGTCGGCTACCTTGCCCAGGAAGCCGTGCCCGAGGATGCCGGCCAGTCCGTGCTGAAGTATTTCCGCGAACAGGCCGGCATGGAGGAAGGCGAAGCGCGGGGACAGCTGGCCAGGTTCCTCTTTTACGGCAGCGATGTGTTCAAGAGCGTCGCGGGACTGTCCGGCGGAGAATGGACCCGGCTGCGCTTCGCCGTGCTCATGCACCGGCGGCCCAACCTGCTCATCCTCGACGAGCCGACCAACCACCTTGACATTGACTCTAGGGAAGCGCTGGAGGATGCGCTGGAGGAATTTCCCGGCACAGTGCTCGCGGTGTCGCACGACCGCTATTTCATCAACCGCTGCTTCCGCAGCATCTGGGCCTTGGAAGACGGAACTCTCTCCGTATTCCCGGGCAATTATGAGTACTTCAAAGAGAAGCGTGCGGAACAAGCGTCTACGCTTGCCGCCGCATCTGCCGAGAGCGGGGCGTATACAAGCCCCGGGAAAGCAGCTTCGGCAAGAAATGTGGCGGCACCAGAGACGAAGCCTGGCGGGGCGCAGGGCGGGAGCGGTTCGGTCCGCTCCCGGAACGCCCGCTCTGCCGCTGAGTGGGAAAGCGAGATTGCCGAGGGCGAGAAGCTGCTCCAAGCCATCGAAGCACGGATGCTGGACCCGCAGCTGAGCAGCGATGCCGACCGGCTAGCCGGGCTGTACGCTGAGCGTGAAGCGCTGCAGTCCAAGCTCGACGCGTTATACGTAGCGTGGCTGGACAGTTCCGGCCAATAA
- a CDS encoding PH domain-containing protein yields the protein MAFFDGLLGNASQIDLNEARKEFGKILAPGEQIERAYRLIRDMFIFTDKRLILIDKQGMTGKKIAYHSIPYKSITHYSVETAGHFDLDAELYLFVSGSTMPLKKTFNKSVNIYEVQAVLSQYILKP from the coding sequence ATGGCTTTTTTCGACGGTCTGCTCGGCAATGCGTCTCAGATTGATCTCAATGAGGCCCGCAAAGAATTCGGAAAAATTTTGGCTCCGGGGGAACAAATCGAACGGGCGTACCGGCTGATCCGCGACATGTTCATTTTTACGGATAAACGGCTCATACTGATCGACAAGCAGGGCATGACCGGCAAAAAGATCGCATACCACTCCATCCCCTATAAAAGCATTACGCATTATTCCGTGGAGACGGCGGGACATTTCGATCTGGATGCGGAACTGTATCTTTTCGTGTCCGGCAGCACGATGCCGCTCAAAAAAACGTTCAACAAGAGCGTGAATATTTACGAGGTGCAGGCGGTGCTGTCCCAGTATATTTTGAAGCCCTAA
- a CDS encoding chromate transporter, with protein MEWLDLIIGFFIANLLGYGGGPSSIPLMYTEIVPHYHWLSNSEFSNMLALGNALPGPIATKVAAYVGFEIYGWVGAILALLATVLPSAAALIAMIRLLQKYRQSSVVKGMTLLVQPVIAIMMVILTWQMSKGPLASIGIWQTLIIAAISFWAMERRKIHPALVILAAFIYGGFILRYWV; from the coding sequence ATGGAATGGCTAGATCTGATTATAGGCTTTTTTATCGCCAATCTGCTGGGATACGGCGGAGGTCCTTCCTCCATCCCGCTGATGTATACAGAAATCGTACCGCATTATCATTGGCTGAGTAACTCTGAGTTTTCCAACATGCTAGCGCTGGGTAACGCGCTCCCCGGACCAATCGCCACCAAAGTAGCGGCTTATGTCGGCTTTGAAATCTACGGCTGGGTTGGAGCGATTCTGGCGCTTCTGGCCACCGTGCTGCCTTCCGCCGCCGCCCTGATCGCGATGATCCGCCTGCTCCAGAAATACCGGCAGTCCTCGGTCGTCAAAGGTATGACGCTTCTGGTTCAACCGGTCATCGCAATTATGATGGTCATTTTGACCTGGCAGATGAGCAAAGGGCCGCTGGCCTCCATAGGCATTTGGCAGACTCTGATTATCGCTGCGATCTCCTTTTGGGCGATGGAACGGCGCAAGATCCACCCTGCACTCGTCATTTTGGCTGCTTTTATCTATGGAGGATTTATTCTCCGGTACTGGGTATAA
- a CDS encoding chromate transporter, with the protein MNKDYIELGVSMVRTGILGYGGGPSVIPLIRHDAVIRYRWISDEEFGETLALANALPGPIATKMAAYLGYKRAGGLGAFFAVVAHILPSVLAMLLLLSAVNYLAGSKVVKGMIAAVSPVIAVMLGVMAYEFAKKAVKGLGIAAGIAFMLLALLLLQVLHVHPAIVIVLFLAYGTVHYRAVASLRRKQERNGGTP; encoded by the coding sequence ATGAACAAGGACTATATAGAGCTTGGAGTCTCAATGGTCCGCACCGGAATTCTCGGCTACGGAGGGGGCCCCTCGGTCATCCCGTTGATCCGCCATGACGCCGTAATCCGCTACCGCTGGATCAGCGACGAAGAATTCGGGGAAACGCTGGCGCTGGCCAACGCCCTTCCCGGACCGATCGCCACCAAAATGGCCGCTTACTTAGGATACAAACGCGCAGGGGGCCTGGGAGCGTTCTTCGCCGTAGTTGCACATATTTTACCGAGCGTTCTTGCCATGCTCCTGCTGCTGTCCGCCGTCAATTACCTGGCAGGCTCCAAGGTCGTTAAGGGAATGATTGCCGCCGTCTCGCCCGTTATCGCCGTTATGCTCGGGGTAATGGCTTATGAATTTGCGAAAAAAGCAGTCAAGGGGCTCGGCATCGCAGCCGGCATCGCCTTTATGCTGCTAGCCCTGCTGCTGCTTCAAGTGCTGCATGTTCATCCGGCCATCGTCATCGTGCTGTTTCTCGCTTACGGTACGGTGCATTACCGGGCTGTGGCCAGTCTCCGCCGCAAACAGGAACGAAATGGAGGGACGCCTTAG
- the ggt gene encoding gamma-glutamyltransferase, translating into MIKRPVTGTKTMVVSPHHLASAAGARILQKGGNAFDAAVAVSSALAVVYPHMTGLGGDAFWLAYSADEGRVQAYNGSGRSGYGVHRGRYAGEAAIPRRGVRSAITVPGMVDSWDAILSRYGRLPLAEVLEAAIDYAAGGFPLSPDQHANTIHAGAALSPEAAAIYMPGGRIPRPGEKFVQQELARTLSILAAGGRDAFYKGEIAKAICDGMAEAGGYLIPEDFADHRGNWCDPISSDYHGYTIYQAPPNSQGFAGLMALNILERFNFAGIPHGSYEYYHLLVEAIKASFRDRDAVLTDPEFNEIPLDRLLDKTYAAELAASISPGRAADLASEPTGRDTAYAAVVDAEGNAVSFIQSLYFEFGSGAAPGGTGVLLQNRGSFFSLDPAAVNTLEPHKRTFHTLMPAMACRDGKPAILYGTQGGEGQPQTQTLLLTRMLHYGMNPQQAVDEPRFVWGRTWGEPTQELTVEGRVEDAVLEKLAAAGHKVRKVADYDGLAGHAHVISIDDNGYRSGGTDPRCDGAAIGW; encoded by the coding sequence ATGATAAAACGACCGGTGACCGGCACGAAAACGATGGTAGTCAGCCCGCACCATTTGGCGTCCGCTGCGGGAGCGCGGATTCTGCAAAAGGGCGGCAACGCATTTGACGCTGCGGTGGCTGTCAGCTCGGCGCTTGCGGTCGTCTACCCGCATATGACGGGCCTTGGAGGCGATGCGTTCTGGCTGGCTTACAGCGCCGATGAAGGCCGCGTTCAGGCCTACAACGGCAGCGGCCGTTCGGGGTACGGAGTACACCGGGGCCGCTACGCCGGAGAGGCCGCGATCCCGCGAAGAGGTGTACGCAGCGCGATAACGGTGCCCGGCATGGTGGACAGCTGGGATGCGATCCTGAGCCGGTACGGCCGCCTTCCGCTGGCGGAGGTGCTGGAGGCCGCAATCGATTACGCGGCCGGAGGCTTTCCGCTGTCGCCGGACCAGCACGCCAACACGATACATGCCGGTGCAGCGCTGTCTCCCGAAGCGGCGGCCATCTATATGCCGGGCGGACGGATTCCAAGGCCCGGGGAGAAGTTCGTACAGCAGGAATTAGCCCGCACGCTGTCTATTCTGGCCGCCGGGGGGCGTGACGCCTTCTACAAAGGAGAAATCGCCAAGGCCATCTGCGACGGCATGGCAGAGGCCGGCGGATATTTGATCCCCGAGGATTTTGCCGATCACCGGGGCAACTGGTGCGATCCGATCTCATCGGATTATCACGGGTACACCATCTATCAGGCTCCGCCCAATTCTCAGGGATTCGCCGGGCTGATGGCGCTGAATATATTGGAGCGCTTTAACTTTGCAGGAATCCCGCATGGTTCTTATGAATATTATCATCTGCTTGTTGAGGCGATAAAGGCCAGCTTCCGCGACCGCGACGCCGTGCTCACCGATCCGGAATTCAATGAGATTCCGCTGGACCGGCTGCTGGATAAGACATACGCCGCAGAGCTTGCCGCGTCCATTTCGCCCGGCAGGGCGGCCGATCTGGCCAGTGAGCCGACTGGCCGGGACACAGCCTACGCGGCGGTCGTGGATGCGGAAGGCAACGCGGTTTCCTTCATTCAAAGCCTGTACTTCGAATTCGGGTCGGGAGCCGCTCCGGGCGGCACCGGCGTTCTGCTTCAGAACCGGGGCTCCTTCTTTTCGCTGGACCCGGCGGCCGTCAACACGCTGGAGCCGCATAAGCGCACCTTCCATACACTGATGCCGGCGATGGCTTGCCGGGACGGCAAGCCCGCCATCCTGTACGGCACACAGGGCGGCGAGGGACAGCCGCAGACTCAGACGCTGCTGCTGACAAGAATGCTGCATTACGGAATGAATCCCCAGCAGGCGGTAGATGAGCCGCGGTTCGTCTGGGGAAGAACTTGGGGCGAGCCGACCCAGGAGCTGACCGTGGAGGGCAGAGTGGAGGACGCGGTGCTGGAAAAATTGGCGGCAGCTGGCCATAAGGTCCGGAAAGTGGCAGACTATGACGGATTAGCTGGCCACGCCCATGTGATCTCCATCGATGACAACGGCTACCGCAGCGGCGGCACCGACCCGCGCTGTGACGGAGCCGCCATCGGCTGGTAA
- a CDS encoding amidase translates to MDNRYGAFIDPGLEVSPLARGPLDGLTFAVKDVFAVKGHVSSAGNPDWLRSHPAAEEHAAAVRSLLLAGAALKGAAHTDELMYSLGGENIHYGTPVNPRGAGRIPGGSSSGSAVAVAAGSVDFALGTDTGGSVRVPSAYCGIYGFRPSHGAVDMNGVIPLASQFDTVGWMAGSPGLLHRVGRVLLGGAGEGESQGEPAPGSAASSAQAARVQIDTLFIPEDAWALTEPESEGELTGALKVLQAGAARSVQTEAAPEGLKAWMDAFRELQGSEIWETHGSWVRKEHPTFAPDIAARFKLAEELHGRNLSAAASLRKEVTARLRNLLGENGVLVIPTVPGPAPLAGGDAAQLEFNRSGAMSLCCIAGLTGLPQITLPVSGPGGLSLGLSVIGGFGQDLRLLAWVNEIWKPALV, encoded by the coding sequence TTGGACAACCGGTATGGAGCATTTATCGATCCGGGACTTGAGGTATCGCCGCTTGCGCGCGGACCTTTGGACGGATTGACCTTTGCGGTCAAAGACGTCTTTGCGGTCAAGGGCCATGTCTCGTCGGCAGGCAACCCGGATTGGCTGCGCAGTCATCCGGCGGCGGAAGAGCATGCCGCAGCGGTTCGCAGTCTACTGCTTGCGGGGGCCGCTCTTAAAGGCGCGGCCCACACGGATGAGCTGATGTACAGCCTTGGCGGGGAAAATATTCATTACGGCACGCCGGTGAATCCGCGGGGCGCGGGGAGAATTCCCGGCGGTTCTTCCAGCGGCTCGGCAGTCGCGGTCGCGGCGGGGAGCGTAGACTTCGCGCTCGGGACGGATACGGGCGGCTCTGTCCGTGTACCGTCCGCATACTGCGGTATTTACGGCTTTCGGCCGAGTCATGGAGCGGTTGATATGAATGGCGTTATCCCGCTTGCGTCGCAGTTTGATACCGTCGGCTGGATGGCAGGCAGCCCCGGACTTTTGCATAGGGTCGGCAGGGTGCTGCTCGGCGGAGCGGGCGAAGGAGAAAGCCAGGGTGAGCCTGCCCCAGGCTCTGCGGCATCATCAGCCCAAGCAGCGAGGGTTCAGATTGACACGCTGTTCATCCCAGAGGATGCCTGGGCGCTGACGGAACCGGAAAGCGAAGGGGAATTAACCGGCGCCCTGAAGGTTCTGCAAGCCGGCGCCGCGAGAAGCGTGCAGACCGAAGCGGCTCCGGAAGGACTGAAGGCGTGGATGGATGCATTTCGGGAGCTTCAGGGCAGTGAAATATGGGAAACGCATGGAAGCTGGGTACGTAAGGAACACCCGACCTTTGCGCCGGATATTGCAGCACGCTTTAAACTTGCGGAAGAACTGCACGGCCGCAATCTTTCAGCCGCGGCCTCGCTTCGTAAGGAAGTTACCGCCCGGCTCCGCAATCTGCTTGGTGAGAACGGTGTGCTGGTTATTCCGACAGTGCCGGGTCCCGCACCGCTTGCCGGCGGCGACGCGGCGCAGCTTGAGTTTAACCGCAGTGGAGCCATGTCGCTCTGCTGTATCGCAGGTCTGACTGGTCTTCCGCAGATCACGCTTCCGGTGAGCGGTCCTGGCGGTCTTTCGCTCGGACTGTCCGTCATCGGCGGCTTTGGCCAGGACCTGCGCTTGCTGGCATGGGTAAATGAGATCTGGAAGCCGGCGCTTGTTTAA
- a CDS encoding PucR family transcriptional regulator, whose protein sequence is MHLTVEEALSIYPLSEAKLIAGSKGTHRIVKSINVMDAPDISDWIKEGEMLLTTAYLIKDNPEQASALLHKLNRRGSSGLGIKLGRFWESVPEALIAEAEELNFPLIELPFQFTFSDQMNGLFRAELARRTDTLQAVLEKQRKLMRFALRPVRSRSLLESVSEVIGHPIAVIGSRGELLFNNSSRTERELLGGWPWGSRNRKVRIGEEAGYRLPLLQGEECFGYLVFCSIDPLLLPMEESLFVQGAELIAHHIRSGDEDYFEHDLHREFGKLLRRYLKGDLSCAELVKAADTLDYGLLQAPFQLVLSDVPEAGELRQHELTRLKEEYAQHPEFGKMKAFHLVMEEGLLSIYSGERMAPERFSAIIESCFDKLKMGESFYPRAAISSRKSKPEETKEAFAEVKEALRLTAHWNAGQQVAHYRQLELAMVLQQVPAEMMQKYFSRILAGLLGREPEYVREMLHTLEAFLENDGHINETAKKLFIHRNTATYRMEKLSELLDVDFKKTDDLLRLKLAFLFRKMLERG, encoded by the coding sequence ATGCATCTTACGGTTGAAGAGGCGTTATCGATTTATCCTCTGTCGGAAGCAAAGCTGATTGCCGGCTCCAAAGGGACTCACAGAATCGTTAAGTCGATCAATGTGATGGATGCGCCGGATATTTCGGATTGGATCAAAGAAGGCGAGATGCTGCTTACGACAGCCTATCTGATCAAGGATAACCCGGAGCAGGCTTCGGCGCTGCTTCACAAGCTTAATCGGAGAGGTTCCTCGGGACTCGGCATCAAGCTGGGCCGATTCTGGGAATCGGTTCCTGAAGCTCTGATCGCTGAAGCGGAAGAATTGAACTTCCCGCTCATCGAGCTTCCATTCCAATTTACCTTTTCCGATCAAATGAACGGTCTGTTCCGGGCGGAGCTTGCCCGCAGGACGGATACCCTGCAAGCCGTTCTTGAGAAGCAGCGTAAGCTGATGCGTTTTGCCCTGCGCCCTGTGCGCAGCCGCTCGCTTCTGGAGTCGGTATCCGAAGTCATCGGCCATCCGATTGCCGTCATCGGCAGCCGGGGGGAACTGCTCTTCAATAACTCCTCCCGCACCGAACGGGAACTGCTTGGCGGATGGCCGTGGGGGAGCCGGAACCGCAAGGTGCGCATCGGAGAGGAAGCGGGCTACCGCCTTCCGCTTTTGCAGGGAGAAGAGTGCTTCGGTTATCTTGTCTTTTGCTCCATTGACCCGTTGCTTCTGCCTATGGAAGAAAGCCTGTTCGTTCAGGGAGCCGAACTTATCGCGCATCATATCCGATCAGGGGATGAGGATTATTTCGAGCATGATTTGCATAGAGAGTTTGGGAAGCTGCTTCGCCGTTACCTGAAAGGCGACCTGTCCTGCGCCGAACTGGTAAAGGCGGCTGACACACTGGACTACGGACTGCTGCAAGCGCCGTTTCAGCTTGTTCTTAGTGATGTGCCCGAAGCGGGAGAACTGCGGCAGCACGAACTGACCCGGCTGAAAGAGGAATATGCGCAGCATCCGGAGTTTGGGAAGATGAAGGCTTTCCATCTAGTGATGGAAGAAGGGCTCTTGTCCATCTATTCGGGAGAAAGGATGGCGCCGGAGCGTTTTTCCGCTATCATTGAATCCTGTTTCGACAAACTGAAGATGGGTGAGAGCTTCTACCCCCGGGCCGCGATCAGCAGCCGAAAGAGTAAACCGGAGGAGACCAAGGAAGCTTTTGCCGAAGTAAAAGAAGCTTTGCGTTTGACGGCACACTGGAATGCGGGACAGCAGGTTGCACATTACCGTCAGCTTGAACTGGCCATGGTGCTGCAGCAGGTTCCTGCCGAGATGATGCAGAAATATTTCAGCCGCATATTGGCCGGACTGCTGGGCCGTGAGCCGGAGTATGTAAGGGAGATGCTGCATACGCTGGAAGCTTTTTTGGAAAATGACGGCCATATCAATGAAACGGCCAAGAAGCTGTTCATCCACCGCAATACGGCTACCTACCGCATGGAGAAGCTGAGCGAACTGCTGGATGTTGATTTCAAGAAGACGGACGACCTGCTGCGGTTGAAGCTGGCCTTCCTGTTCCGTAAAATGCTGGAGCGCGGCTGA
- a CDS encoding XdhC family protein, whose translation MSVYDIVNRIKRDEAPAVLATLIGVEGHSYRKAGAVMLFHEGGTIGSLSPGCMESDLQLRTEEVWESGMPETVEYDMLSQDDFSWGEAVGCGGKIKVVLEPVAGELRNLLVEAHGIITSGKSVILRRSRADGRYTYSLESASLESAAAVPEMAAAYNWSDASFATLLVPKPRLVLFGPGNDARPIADLAVKAGFRVAIADWREGSLRHDFAAAERIICSPAEAADKLHIGSRDYVLICSHQLQRDRIFLEHVIKHNPCYIGIIGSKARIGMLLEGLEAPETVHAPVGLPIGGEGPEEIAVSIVAEMIQVRRSSSRKRPKGADYLESCRYLSGGGAK comes from the coding sequence ATGAGCGTGTACGATATTGTAAACCGCATCAAGAGAGATGAAGCTCCCGCCGTGCTGGCCACCCTGATTGGCGTAGAGGGACACTCATATCGAAAGGCCGGAGCAGTTATGCTGTTTCATGAGGGGGGCACTATAGGAAGCCTAAGCCCCGGATGTATGGAAAGCGATTTGCAGCTCCGGACCGAAGAAGTGTGGGAATCGGGGATGCCGGAGACCGTAGAATATGATATGCTGTCTCAGGATGATTTTTCTTGGGGAGAAGCTGTGGGCTGCGGCGGCAAGATTAAGGTAGTGCTGGAGCCTGTAGCTGGCGAGCTCAGGAATTTGCTGGTTGAAGCCCATGGAATCATAACATCCGGTAAAAGCGTGATCCTTCGGCGCAGCCGGGCAGACGGCAGATATACCTATTCGCTGGAGTCGGCTTCGCTGGAGTCGGCTGCGGCAGTGCCGGAGATGGCGGCGGCCTACAACTGGAGTGATGCTTCGTTTGCGACGCTGCTTGTACCTAAACCGCGGCTCGTTCTGTTTGGTCCCGGAAATGATGCGCGCCCTATTGCGGATTTGGCGGTCAAAGCCGGCTTTCGTGTTGCCATCGCCGACTGGCGCGAGGGTAGCTTAAGACATGATTTTGCTGCGGCAGAAAGAATAATTTGCTCTCCGGCCGAGGCCGCAGACAAGCTTCATATCGGCAGCAGGGATTATGTCCTGATCTGCAGCCATCAGCTTCAACGGGACCGAATATTTCTAGAGCATGTCATTAAGCATAACCCATGTTATATCGGCATCATCGGGTCCAAAGCGAGAATAGGCATGCTGCTGGAGGGGCTGGAAGCCCCGGAGACGGTGCATGCGCCTGTCGGGCTGCCGATTGGGGGAGAAGGCCCTGAAGAAATAGCCGTCAGTATTGTCGCCGAGATGATTCAGGTCAGAAGATCGAGTTCCCGCAAGCGGCCGAAAGGAGCGGATTACCTTGAGAGTTGCCGGTATTTATCTGGCGGCGGGGCAAAGTAG